The following are from one region of the Cloacibacterium normanense genome:
- a CDS encoding tyrosine-type recombinase/integrase: MINKFLDYISVEKRYSQNTLVSYKKDLEDLLLFISETEGTEDLKKVDKKIIRNFIVSLSEKKIQKRSINRKLSSLRSFYLYLLKIGEIQVSPLETIPSLKFYAEKQIPISEEEMENLGEILESDSGNSLEKLIIETLYQTGMRKSELCNILLDQVDFSKSEISIKGKGNKQRVVPISENLLKQMREYIAIRKPNEDSGIYFFVRENGKKLSEKFVYSVVNRYLSLITLKKKKSPHILRHSFATHVLNNGAEISKVKKILGHSSLASTQVYTNGNIEQLKRVFNQAHPRAYKKED; this comes from the coding sequence ATGATTAACAAGTTTCTAGATTATATTTCTGTTGAGAAGCGTTATTCTCAGAATACGCTGGTGAGTTATAAAAAAGATTTAGAAGACTTGCTGCTGTTTATTTCTGAAACCGAAGGAACTGAAGATTTAAAAAAGGTAGATAAAAAAATAATTCGTAATTTCATCGTCTCACTTTCTGAGAAAAAAATCCAAAAAAGAAGTATTAACCGTAAACTTTCTAGTTTAAGGAGTTTTTATTTATATCTTCTGAAAATAGGTGAAATTCAAGTTTCTCCTTTAGAAACGATACCTTCACTTAAATTTTATGCCGAAAAGCAAATTCCTATTTCTGAAGAAGAAATGGAAAATTTAGGAGAAATTTTAGAAAGTGACTCAGGTAATTCTTTAGAAAAGCTTATTATAGAAACGCTTTACCAAACTGGAATGAGAAAATCGGAACTCTGCAATATATTATTAGACCAAGTAGATTTTTCAAAATCCGAAATTTCCATCAAAGGAAAGGGAAATAAACAAAGAGTAGTTCCCATTTCTGAAAATCTGCTAAAACAGATGCGGGAATACATAGCAATTAGAAAGCCTAATGAAGATTCTGGTATTTATTTTTTCGTTCGTGAAAATGGAAAAAAACTATCCGAAAAATTTGTGTATTCAGTGGTAAATCGCTACCTTAGTCTTATAACTTTAAAGAAAAAAAAGAGTCCACATATTTTAAGGCATAGCTTTGCTACTCATGTTTTGAATAATGGTGCGGAAATTTCTAAAGTTAAAAAAATCTTAGGTCATTCTAGTTTAGCTTCTACACAAGTTTATACGAATGGCAATATAGAGCAATTAAAAAGAGTGTTTAATCAGGCTCATCCTAGAGCCTATAAAAAAGAAGACTAG
- the tuf gene encoding elongation factor Tu, with protein MAKETFNRNKPHLNIGTIGHVDHGKTTLTAAITKVLAEKGLAEMKDFSSIDSAPEEKERGITINTAHVEYETVNRHYAHVDCPGHADYVKNMVTGAAQMDGAILVVAATDGPMPQTREHILLCRQVNVPRIVVFMNKVDMVDDAELLELVELEVRDLLSSYEYDGDNSPVIQGSALGALNGEPKWVETVEALMDAVDNWIELPVRDQDKPFLMPIEDVFSITGRGTVATGRIESGVINTGDPVDIVGMGDEKLTSTITGVEMFRKILDRGEAGDNVGLLLRGIEKTDIKRGMVIAKKDSVKPHKKFKAEVYVLSKEEGGRHTPFHNKYRPQFYVRTTDVTGEIFLPEGVEMVMPGDNLTITVELLQPIALNVGLRFAIREGGRTVGAGQVTEILD; from the coding sequence ATGGCAAAGGAAACGTTTAATCGTAACAAACCACACTTAAACATTGGTACTATTGGTCACGTTGACCATGGTAAAACTACCCTTACTGCTGCTATTACTAAAGTATTAGCTGAGAAAGGATTAGCTGAAATGAAAGACTTCTCTTCAATTGACTCTGCTCCAGAAGAAAAAGAAAGAGGTATTACTATTAATACTGCTCACGTAGAGTATGAAACTGTAAATAGACACTATGCTCACGTAGACTGTCCAGGTCACGCCGATTATGTTAAAAACATGGTTACTGGTGCTGCTCAAATGGATGGAGCTATCTTAGTAGTTGCTGCTACTGATGGTCCAATGCCACAAACTAGAGAGCACATCCTACTTTGCCGTCAGGTAAACGTACCAAGAATCGTTGTTTTCATGAACAAAGTTGACATGGTAGACGATGCTGAATTATTAGAATTAGTAGAATTAGAAGTAAGAGATTTATTATCTTCTTACGAATATGATGGTGATAACTCTCCAGTAATTCAAGGTTCTGCTCTAGGTGCACTTAACGGTGAGCCAAAATGGGTTGAAACTGTAGAAGCTCTTATGGATGCTGTTGATAACTGGATTGAATTACCAGTTAGAGATCAAGATAAGCCTTTCTTAATGCCAATCGAAGACGTATTCTCTATTACAGGTAGAGGTACTGTAGCAACTGGTAGAATTGAATCAGGTGTTATCAATACAGGTGATCCAGTAGACATCGTAGGTATGGGTGATGAGAAGTTAACTTCTACTATCACTGGTGTTGAGATGTTTAGAAAAATCTTAGATAGAGGTGAAGCTGGTGATAACGTAGGTCTATTATTAAGAGGTATCGAGAAAACTGACATCAAGAGAGGTATGGTAATCGCTAAGAAAGATTCTGTGAAACCACACAAGAAATTCAAAGCTGAGGTTTACGTTCTTTCTAAAGAAGAAGGTGGTAGACACACTCCATTCCACAACAAATATCGTCCTCAGTTCTATGTAAGAACTACTGACGTAACAGGTGAAATCTTCTTACCAGAAGGTGTAGAGATGGTAATGCCTGGTGATAACTTAACGATCACAGTAGAATTGTTACAACCAATCGCTCTTAACGTAGGTCTTAGATTTGCGATCAGAGAAGGTGGTAGAACAGTTGGTGCTGGTCAGGTTACTGAAATCTTAGATTAA
- the truA gene encoding tRNA pseudouridine(38-40) synthase TruA, whose protein sequence is MFFGYQIQPNEISVQEELEKALSTILRIEIKTTGAGRTDTGVHAKKMFAHFDFDGEISEKLVHQLNSFLPPSIAVKKIFEVKEDFHARFSAKYRTYEYYISLEKNPFSEKFAWQHWRKSLDVEKMNEACKILFEYEDFGSFAKVGADNKTNICKIYHANWEQNGNELKFTISADRFLRNMVRAIVGTMVEIGSGKLKPADLRNVIEAKNRGVAGTSAPAHALFLVDVGYDF, encoded by the coding sequence ATGTTTTTTGGCTATCAAATTCAGCCAAATGAGATTTCTGTGCAAGAAGAATTAGAAAAAGCACTTTCTACGATTTTACGAATTGAAATTAAAACTACGGGAGCGGGCAGAACAGATACTGGAGTTCACGCCAAGAAAATGTTTGCACATTTTGATTTTGATGGAGAAATTTCTGAGAAATTGGTTCATCAACTGAATTCTTTCCTTCCGCCAAGTATTGCTGTGAAGAAGATTTTTGAGGTTAAAGAAGATTTTCACGCGAGATTTTCAGCAAAATACAGAACGTACGAATATTATATTTCACTAGAGAAAAATCCTTTTTCTGAAAAATTTGCTTGGCAACACTGGAGAAAATCTCTGGATGTAGAAAAAATGAATGAAGCGTGCAAAATTCTCTTTGAGTACGAAGATTTCGGGAGTTTTGCAAAAGTGGGAGCAGATAATAAAACCAATATTTGTAAAATCTATCACGCAAATTGGGAACAAAACGGAAATGAACTTAAATTTACCATCTCAGCAGATAGATTTCTCAGAAATATGGTTCGTGCGATTGTAGGAACTATGGTAGAAATAGGCAGCGGAAAACTAAAACCTGCCGATTTAAGGAATGTGATAGAAGCTAAAAATAGAGGTGTTGCAGGTACTTCTGCACCAGCTCACGCACTATTTTTAGTAGATGTAGGATACGATTTTTAA
- a CDS encoding HPF/RaiA family ribosome-associated protein, with protein MKITVQSIGLTPHAPLEEYLDKKLNKLETFYDKIIECEVFLKVENSSEKENKTAEIRLHVPGDDIVVKKTSASFEESLDQCYDTAKKLLIKKKEMA; from the coding sequence ATGAAAATTACAGTACAATCAATCGGTTTAACACCACATGCACCACTAGAAGAATATTTAGACAAAAAATTAAATAAGTTAGAAACCTTTTATGATAAAATTATCGAGTGCGAAGTTTTCTTAAAAGTGGAAAATTCTTCTGAAAAAGAAAACAAGACTGCTGAGATTAGATTACATGTTCCAGGTGATGATATTGTGGTAAAGAAGACAAGTGCTAGTTTTGAAGAAAGTTTAGACCAGTGTTATGATACTGCTAAGAAACTGTTAATCAAGAAAAAAGAAATGGCATAG
- the rpsU gene encoding 30S ribosomal protein S21: MLIIPVKDGESIDRALKKYKRKFDKTGVVRALRSRQQFTKPSVTLRQSKLKAAHKQRELSKEEQA, from the coding sequence ATGTTAATAATTCCAGTAAAAGACGGAGAGTCTATCGACAGAGCACTTAAGAAGTATAAAAGAAAATTTGATAAAACTGGTGTTGTAAGAGCGTTAAGATCTAGACAACAGTTTACAAAACCTTCTGTGACTTTAAGACAATCAAAACTTAAAGCAGCTCATAAGCAAAGAGAATTAAGCAAAGAAGAACAAGCTTAA
- the secE gene encoding preprotein translocase subunit SecE → MNSLINFLKDSYSEFRYKVEWPKWADLQSSTIVVAVATVILALFTFGVDSLFSTAIKNILAIFIGFFN, encoded by the coding sequence ATGAACTCACTTATCAATTTTTTAAAAGATTCTTATTCAGAATTTAGATATAAAGTAGAATGGCCAAAGTGGGCTGATTTACAATCTTCTACAATAGTAGTGGCTGTAGCTACTGTTATATTAGCATTGTTTACTTTCGGAGTAGATTCATTATTTAGCACAGCTATTAAAAATATATTAGCAATTTTCATAGGTTTCTTTAATTAA
- the rplJ gene encoding 50S ribosomal protein L10: MTKEEKVLVIQEIKDMLQDAKVVYVANLEGLNAAQTSDFRRQAFKNNIKLKVVKNTLLQKAMEQIEGVDYSEMFPTFKGNTAVMIAETANAPAKLIQGFRKKEAFPALKSAYLQETFYVGDENLDALANIKSREEMIGEIIGLLQSPIQRLISALENKEEAKGAKTEEAPAVEAAPEVVAEAPATEETPEAPAAEGEAPAAE, encoded by the coding sequence ATGACAAAAGAAGAAAAAGTATTAGTAATACAAGAGATTAAAGATATGTTACAAGACGCTAAAGTAGTGTATGTAGCAAATCTTGAAGGATTGAATGCTGCTCAGACTTCAGATTTTAGAAGACAAGCATTTAAAAATAATATAAAGCTTAAAGTAGTAAAGAATACTTTATTACAAAAAGCTATGGAGCAAATTGAAGGTGTAGATTATTCAGAAATGTTCCCAACTTTCAAAGGGAATACTGCTGTAATGATTGCAGAAACTGCAAACGCTCCTGCTAAATTAATTCAAGGATTCAGAAAGAAAGAAGCTTTCCCAGCTCTTAAATCTGCTTACTTACAAGAAACTTTCTATGTAGGTGATGAAAACCTAGATGCATTAGCAAACATTAAGTCTAGAGAAGAAATGATTGGTGAAATCATCGGATTACTTCAATCTCCAATCCAAAGATTGATTTCTGCTTTAGAAAACAAAGAAGAGGCTAAAGGTGCTAAAACTGAGGAGGCTCCAGCTGTAGAAGCTGCTCCAGAAGTAGTAGCTGAAGCTCCTGCAACAGAAGAAACTCCAGAAGCTCCTGCAGCTGAAGGTGAAGCTCCTGCTGCGGAATAA
- a CDS encoding Y-family DNA polymerase: MFALLDCNNFFVSCERVLDPSLQEVPVVVLSNNDGCVVSRSNEAKALGIPMGAPVFKYRELFEQHGVKCFSAKFEYYNFKSQQVSAIASEFSPNFEIYSIDELFLDFHGFKYFNLEEYSQNIKDLILQKTKIPVSIGIAPTKTLAKVANRIAKKYPEKFQGVCTLDTPEKIEKALQWLEIGDVWGIGRRLGNKMKDAGVYKAADLLKKPEIWVRKLMGIHGVRMINELKGIKQLELDSPSKKQSIATTRSFMEMISDKEMLRERVETFAFSCAEKLRKQNSCCKVISVFLQTNRFRKDLPEYKNGFSVVLPNPSSSSIVLSKAANAIFEAIYKDGFLYKKAGVIVSDFVPENQRLINIFEEDVEEKHLPIMKAMDSLNKKYGKNKIRLASQNGKPTYERKLLSPEYEEFLKSNTLPEANFRFH; the protein is encoded by the coding sequence ATGTTTGCGCTATTAGACTGTAATAATTTTTTTGTGAGTTGCGAAAGAGTTTTAGACCCTTCTTTACAGGAGGTTCCAGTAGTGGTTTTGTCTAATAATGACGGTTGTGTAGTGTCTAGAAGTAACGAGGCAAAAGCTTTAGGAATTCCTATGGGAGCACCAGTTTTTAAGTATAGAGAATTATTTGAGCAACATGGAGTGAAATGCTTCTCCGCTAAATTTGAATATTATAATTTCAAAAGTCAACAAGTTTCTGCTATTGCCAGTGAGTTTTCTCCCAATTTTGAAATTTATAGTATAGATGAACTATTTCTAGATTTTCATGGGTTCAAATATTTTAATTTGGAAGAGTATTCGCAAAATATCAAAGACCTTATTTTACAAAAAACAAAAATTCCCGTGAGTATAGGAATTGCGCCTACGAAGACATTGGCAAAAGTAGCCAATAGAATTGCCAAGAAATATCCAGAAAAATTTCAAGGAGTTTGCACACTTGATACTCCAGAAAAAATAGAAAAAGCACTTCAGTGGTTAGAGATTGGTGATGTTTGGGGAATTGGCAGAAGATTGGGGAATAAGATGAAAGATGCGGGAGTGTATAAAGCGGCAGATTTGCTTAAGAAACCAGAAATTTGGGTTAGAAAATTGATGGGAATTCACGGCGTGAGAATGATTAATGAATTAAAAGGAATTAAACAATTAGAACTTGATTCTCCTTCTAAAAAACAATCCATTGCTACTACCAGAAGTTTTATGGAGATGATATCTGATAAAGAAATGCTGAGAGAACGCGTAGAAACTTTTGCTTTCTCTTGTGCCGAAAAGTTAAGGAAACAAAATAGTTGTTGTAAAGTCATCTCCGTATTTCTGCAAACGAATAGATTTAGAAAAGATTTACCAGAATATAAAAACGGATTTTCTGTGGTTTTACCTAACCCAAGTAGTTCTTCCATTGTTTTGTCTAAAGCCGCAAATGCTATTTTTGAAGCCATTTATAAAGATGGTTTTTTGTATAAAAAGGCTGGTGTAATTGTTTCTGATTTTGTGCCTGAAAATCAACGATTGATTAATATTTTTGAAGAAGATGTAGAAGAAAAACACCTTCCGATTATGAAGGCCATGGATTCTCTGAACAAGAAATATGGCAAAAATAAAATAAGATTGGCCTCACAAAACGGAAAGCCTACCTACGAAAGAAAATTGCTTTCGCCAGAATATGAGGAATTTCTGAAAAGCAATACTTTACCCGAAGCTAATTTTAGGTTTCATTGA
- the rplL gene encoding 50S ribosomal protein L7/L12 — protein MSDLKNLAETLVNLTVKDVNELAAILKDEYGIEPAAAAVVVAAGGAADAAEEKTEFDVILKAAGASKLAIVKLVKDLTGAGLKEAKDMVDGAPTAIKEGASKDEAEALKKQLEEAGAEVELK, from the coding sequence ATGTCAGATTTAAAAAATTTAGCTGAAACGCTAGTAAACTTAACTGTAAAAGACGTAAATGAACTTGCTGCTATCCTTAAGGATGAGTACGGAATTGAGCCTGCTGCTGCTGCTGTAGTTGTAGCTGCTGGTGGAGCTGCTGATGCTGCTGAAGAAAAAACTGAATTCGACGTAATCCTTAAAGCTGCTGGTGCTTCTAAATTAGCTATCGTTAAATTAGTAAAAGATTTAACAGGTGCTGGTCTTAAAGAAGCTAAAGATATGGTAGATGGTGCTCCAACTGCTATTAAAGAAGGTGCTTCTAAAGACGAAGCTGAAGCTCTTAAGAAACAATTAGAAGAAGCTGGTGCAGAAGTAGAATTGAAATAA
- a CDS encoding metallophosphoesterase family protein, with protein MKRILLLSDTHSYIDDRILEYAKNADEIWHAGDFGNLEVIDELKKIGTLRGVFGNIDEAKIRAEFPEVNIFECEKVKVAMIHIGGYPNKYAPRVKQILKEEKPQIFISGHSHILKVMYDKELEILHLNPGAAGKHGWHKMRTMLRFEIIGDKIENLEVVELGLK; from the coding sequence TTGAAAAGAATCCTTCTACTTTCCGACACCCATTCTTATATAGACGACAGAATTTTAGAATATGCCAAAAATGCTGATGAAATTTGGCATGCTGGTGATTTTGGAAATTTAGAAGTTATAGACGAACTGAAAAAAATAGGAACATTACGTGGTGTTTTCGGGAACATCGATGAGGCAAAAATAAGAGCTGAATTCCCAGAAGTAAATATTTTCGAGTGTGAAAAAGTAAAAGTAGCGATGATTCACATTGGCGGATATCCAAATAAATATGCACCACGAGTAAAACAAATATTAAAGGAAGAAAAACCTCAAATTTTTATTTCTGGACATTCTCACATATTAAAAGTGATGTATGACAAAGAGCTAGAAATACTGCATCTAAATCCTGGCGCTGCTGGAAAACATGGTTGGCATAAAATGAGAACCATGTTGAGATTTGAAATTATTGGTGATAAAATTGAAAATTTAGAAGTGGTGGAATTGGGATTAAAATAA
- the nusG gene encoding transcription termination/antitermination protein NusG: MSDLKWYVLKAISGQENKVKAYIESEVKRLNLEAYVTQVVIPMEKVIQVRNGKKVPKEKPFYPGYLMVEANLIGEIPHIIKNLPGVISFLSLTKGGDPVPMRKSEVNRMLGKMDELSEFATEMEIPFVVGESVKVIDGPFNGFNGTVEKILEDKKKLEVSVMIFGRKTPMELSYMQVEKL; this comes from the coding sequence ATGAGCGATTTAAAATGGTATGTATTAAAAGCTATTAGTGGCCAGGAAAATAAAGTTAAGGCCTACATTGAGAGCGAAGTTAAAAGATTAAATCTTGAAGCTTATGTTACTCAAGTAGTTATTCCTATGGAAAAAGTAATCCAAGTAAGAAATGGTAAAAAAGTGCCTAAAGAAAAGCCTTTTTACCCTGGTTACTTAATGGTAGAAGCTAATTTGATAGGGGAAATTCCACATATTATTAAAAATTTACCTGGTGTAATTTCTTTTTTAAGTCTTACAAAAGGAGGTGATCCTGTTCCGATGCGTAAATCTGAAGTAAACAGAATGCTTGGTAAAATGGATGAACTTTCTGAATTTGCTACAGAAATGGAAATTCCATTCGTAGTAGGAGAAAGTGTAAAAGTAATCGATGGTCCTTTCAATGGATTCAATGGTACTGTAGAAAAAATCTTAGAAGACAAGAAGAAATTAGAAGTTTCTGTAATGATTTTCGGTAGAAAAACTCCTATGGAACTTTCTTACATGCAAGTAGAAAAATTGTAA
- the rplA gene encoding 50S ribosomal protein L1, with amino-acid sequence MAKLTKKQKEVASKVEKNKVYNLDEASALVKELNYAKFDASVDLAVRLGVDPRKANQMVRGVVSLPHGTGKDVKVLALVTPDKEAEAKEAGADYVGLDEYLQKIKDGWTDVDVIVTMPAVMGKLGPLGRILGPRGLMPNPKSGTVTMEVGKAVAEVKAGKIDFKVDKYGIVHAGIGKVSFSPEQLKENAAELIHTLIKLKPTAAKGTYVKSIYLSSTMSPGIAIDTKSVN; translated from the coding sequence ATGGCAAAATTAACGAAAAAGCAAAAAGAAGTTGCGAGCAAAGTAGAGAAAAACAAGGTGTATAACCTTGATGAAGCTTCTGCATTAGTAAAAGAATTAAACTATGCTAAGTTTGATGCTTCTGTTGACCTTGCAGTTAGATTAGGGGTAGATCCTAGAAAAGCAAACCAAATGGTAAGAGGTGTAGTATCTCTTCCTCACGGAACTGGTAAAGATGTTAAAGTATTAGCATTAGTAACTCCAGATAAAGAAGCAGAAGCTAAAGAAGCTGGTGCTGATTATGTAGGTCTTGATGAATATTTACAAAAAATCAAAGACGGTTGGACAGATGTAGACGTAATCGTTACTATGCCTGCTGTAATGGGGAAATTAGGTCCATTAGGAAGAATTTTAGGTCCTAGAGGTTTAATGCCAAACCCTAAATCAGGTACTGTAACTATGGAAGTAGGTAAAGCTGTTGCAGAAGTGAAAGCTGGTAAAATTGATTTCAAAGTAGATAAATACGGTATTGTACACGCTGGTATTGGTAAAGTTTCTTTCTCTCCAGAACAATTGAAAGAAAACGCTGCTGAATTAATTCACACATTAATTAAGCTTAAGCCTACCGCTGCTAAAGGTACTTACGTAAAATCTATCTATCTTTCTTCTACAATGAGTCCGGGGATTGCAATTGATACTAAATCTGTTAACTAA
- a CDS encoding ABC transporter ATP-binding protein, whose product MNKKPTTSNIIQRLFFIGMKFRTWFILALIISIILAIVSVYRPILTQQIVDIDILKLKDNSVLMKDIYFLIGLVVAETILNFFLVFLSNYIAQNVIRDIRERLYHKLIYFKTSFFDKTAIGNLVTRAVGDVETIATVYTDGFLMVFGDILKVVFVLVAMFQVNTELSYISLTILPIMLVITRFFQKKLRKAFGDERAWTSTQNSFVQERLSGMSLIQVFNRQEAEFKKFDDINVNLKAALLKTVFYFSLFFPVVELISSVFIGLILFVAGYNALTARDISPGQVIAFISYINMLIRPLRQIADRFNNIQRGLVGAERVLGIMDEENSMPNLGTIKKEHIEGKIEFRDVRFSYDEKQEVLKGVDFKVNPGETVAIVGATGAGKSTIIQLITRFYDINSGKILLDDIDIRDYELYDLRSKVGVVLQDVFLFHGRIYENLTLGDTIPLEKIKKVAQDIEVDEFIERLPGGYDFVVSERGSSISLGQRQLLSFLRAYLSDPKILILDEATSSIDPESEKLIQKATEKITQNRTSIIIAHRLSTIEKADKILVMDSGKVVEEGKHEELLAKNGYYANLYKAQLHKEIF is encoded by the coding sequence ATGAACAAAAAACCAACCACCAGCAATATCATTCAGCGTCTTTTTTTCATAGGAATGAAATTTAGAACGTGGTTTATTTTAGCCCTAATTATTTCTATTATTTTAGCGATAGTTTCGGTGTATAGACCTATTCTTACTCAGCAGATTGTAGATATTGATATCTTGAAACTGAAAGACAATAGCGTCTTGATGAAAGATATTTATTTCTTAATTGGTTTGGTAGTAGCAGAAACTATTTTGAATTTCTTTCTTGTTTTTCTTTCTAATTATATCGCCCAAAATGTTATTAGAGACATTAGAGAAAGACTTTATCATAAACTCATTTATTTCAAAACTTCATTCTTTGATAAAACTGCTATCGGGAATTTGGTGACCAGAGCGGTTGGAGATGTGGAAACCATTGCTACGGTTTATACGGATGGATTCTTGATGGTTTTCGGAGATATTTTGAAAGTGGTTTTCGTTTTGGTAGCGATGTTTCAGGTGAATACCGAGCTAAGTTATATTTCGCTTACCATTTTGCCTATCATGTTGGTGATTACAAGGTTTTTCCAGAAAAAATTAAGAAAAGCATTTGGCGATGAAAGAGCGTGGACTTCTACTCAAAACAGTTTCGTACAAGAAAGACTTTCGGGAATGTCACTCATTCAAGTTTTTAATAGACAAGAAGCAGAATTTAAGAAATTTGATGATATTAATGTCAATTTAAAGGCAGCTTTACTGAAAACGGTTTTCTATTTTTCATTGTTTTTTCCTGTGGTGGAACTGATTTCTTCTGTTTTCATTGGGCTGATTCTTTTTGTAGCAGGATATAATGCATTGACGGCGAGAGATATTTCTCCGGGACAAGTGATTGCGTTTATTTCTTATATTAATATGTTGATTCGTCCGCTTCGTCAGATTGCAGATAGATTTAATAATATTCAGCGTGGTTTGGTAGGTGCAGAAAGAGTTTTAGGAATTATGGACGAAGAAAACTCGATGCCGAATCTCGGAACCATCAAAAAAGAGCACATCGAAGGAAAAATAGAATTCAGAGATGTGCGATTTTCTTATGACGAAAAGCAAGAAGTTCTGAAAGGAGTAGATTTCAAAGTAAATCCGGGTGAAACAGTGGCGATAGTAGGAGCAACTGGTGCTGGAAAATCTACCATTATTCAGTTGATTACAAGATTTTATGATATTAACTCAGGTAAAATTTTACTGGATGATATTGATATCAGAGATTATGAATTGTACGATTTGCGAAGCAAAGTAGGGGTAGTTCTACAAGATGTTTTCCTTTTTCATGGTAGGATTTATGAAAATCTTACTTTGGGAGATACTATTCCGCTCGAAAAAATTAAAAAAGTTGCTCAAGATATTGAAGTAGATGAATTTATTGAGCGATTACCGGGAGGTTATGACTTTGTAGTAAGCGAGAGAGGAAGTAGTATTTCTCTTGGTCAGCGACAGTTGTTATCTTTCTTAAGAGCTTATCTTTCTGATCCTAAGATTTTGATTTTAGACGAAGCCACTTCTTCTATAGACCCAGAAAGTGAAAAATTGATACAGAAAGCTACTGAGAAAATTACTCAAAACAGAACTTCAATTATCATTGCGCATAGATTGTCAACCATAGAAAAAGCCGACAAAATTCTCGTGATGGATTCTGGTAAAGTAGTAGAAGAAGGCAAACACGAAGAGCTATTGGCGAAAAATGGATATTATGCAAATTTGTATAAAGCACAACTTCACAAAGAAATTTTTTAA
- the rplK gene encoding 50S ribosomal protein L11, translating to MAKKVFKMVKLQVKGGAANPSPPVGPALGSAGVNIMEFCKQFNGRTQDKPGQVLPVLITVYEDKSFEFVIKTPPAAIQLMEAAKVKGGSGEPNRVKVGSVTWEQVKKIAEDKMADLNCFTMDSALSMVAGTARSMGLRVTGTKPSNA from the coding sequence ATGGCTAAAAAAGTCTTTAAAATGGTGAAACTCCAAGTGAAAGGTGGCGCTGCTAACCCTTCACCACCAGTTGGTCCTGCTTTAGGTTCTGCTGGGGTAAACATTATGGAGTTTTGTAAACAATTTAATGGAAGAACACAAGACAAGCCAGGGCAAGTTTTACCGGTTCTAATTACTGTTTACGAAGATAAGTCTTTCGAATTCGTAATTAAAACTCCACCAGCTGCAATCCAATTAATGGAAGCTGCTAAGGTAAAAGGAGGTTCTGGAGAACCAAACAGAGTAAAAGTAGGTTCTGTAACCTGGGAACAAGTGAAAAAAATCGCTGAAGATAAAATGGCTGATTTGAACTGCTTTACAATGGATTCTGCATTATCAATGGTTGCAGGAACTGCAAGATCTATGGGATTGAGAGTAACTGGAACTAAACCGTCTAACGCTTAA